The Methylopila sp. M107 genome contains the following window.
CGGGCGTTCACTTCTTCGGCGTTAGTTGTGAGGCAATGCCTTCGGTGCTAACCCGGTCGCTCGGGGTTGTACGAAATGCGAGGACGAATGCGGTCCACGAGCGTAACCGGCGTGGCGATCGCCACCGCCGCCGCCTGCCTTTTGGCGGGGTGTTCGGTGCTTCCGGCGACGGGTCCGTCGACCCAGCAGATCACCACGACCGGTCAGGGCAAGGCGCTGACCGACTACGTTCTGGTCAATCTCGACCAGCGCGGCGTGGACATTCTTTCGCAGTACCGCGTCTCCGTCTTCGCGCAGCGCTTCGCAGCGCCGCGGCCCCAGCCGAACCAGATCGTCGGCATCGGCGACGGCCTCAACATCACCATCTTCGAGGCGGGCCAGGGCGGCCTGTTCTCGAGCGAATACGGCGCGCGCGTCACGTTCATGCAGCGCGTCGACTCGGACGGGTCCATCACGGTTCCTTACGCGGGGCGCGTGAAGGCGGCCGGCACCTCCCCGCAGGAGGTCGAGAAGAAGATCGTGGCGGCGCTCGAAGGCCGCGCGATCCAGCCGCAGGCGCTGGTCGCGATCGAGCAGACGGTCCAGCGCAGCTACGTGGTCGCGGGCGAAGTCAACGGCGGCGGCCGCAAGCCGATCTCGGCCGCCGGCGACCGCATCCTCGACGCGATCGCGATTTCGGGCGGCGCGCGCAGCCCGGCCTACGAGACGCGCGTCACCCTGCAGCGCGGCTCGGCGCAGGGCACCGCGATCATGAAGGACCTGATCGACAACCCGCCGGAGAATGTCTACGTCCAGCCCGGCGACCGCATCTATCTCGCGCGCGATCCCGAGATCTTCCTCGCCTTCGGCGCCGTGCCGAGGCCCGGCCCGATCCCGTTCGGCACCGACAAGGTCACGCTGCTTGAAGCGGTCGGCATGGCGGGCGGGCTGATCGACAACCGCTCGGATCCCGGCGCGTTCTTCGTGTTCCGCTACGAGCCGGAATCGGCGCTCAAGCAGATCAAGCCCGACTACGACGGCAAGTTCGGGGCCAAGGTGCCGGTGGTCTACCGCATCGACCTGCGCGATCCGCGCGCCTATTTCTTCGCCAAGGGCTTCACGGTCCGCGATCGTGACGTGCTTTACGTCGCGAACTCCGCGGCGGTCGAACTGCAGAAGTTCCTGCAGATCGTCGGAGCCGCGAGGAACGTCGCGCAGACCTACGAGACGGCCGACCGGCTGTTCATCAACCCGCGGAATTGATCCCGCGATGGCGGGCCGGACGTTTCCGGTCCGCCCGCCGGATCAGCCTCGATAGACGAGCGCGCCGCCGGTCAGTCCGGCGCCGGCCGCGGCGAGCAGCAGGGTTTCGCCTGGCCGGATCGCCCGCGCCTCATGCGACAGGCTGAGCGACAGCGGGATCGTGGCGGCGGACGAGTTGCCGTAGTCCGCAACGGTGTCGACCATCGCGGCCTCGGCCACGCCGAGCTTGCGCCCGACCGCCGCGAAAATCCGCGCATTGGCCTGATGGGGCACGAACCGGTCGACGGCGTCGACGGCAAGGCCGGCCTCCGCGAGCGCCTCCTGGGAACAGGCCGTCATCAGCCGCACGGCCTCGCCGAAGAGCGCGCCGCCGTTCGAGATCGCCATGCGGGTGTCCTCGATCGGCGTGTCCGCGCCGAACGGCTGCTCGCTGCCGCCCGCCGCGATCGAGACCAGCCTATATCCTGCGCCGTCGGACGCGAGCGACTGGCCCACGACGCCGCGCGCCGGATCATCGACCGGTCCGACGAGCACCGCGCCGGCGGCGTCTGCGAACAACGCCGCGCCGCCGCGTTCCGCGAAATTGATGCGGCGGCTCAGCAGGTTCGCGGCGATGACCAGCACCGCGCGGCCATGCGCGCGGACCTGCGCGTCGGCGAGGCTTAAAGCGTAGAGGAAGCCCGCGCAGGCGCCCGCGAGGTCGACGGCGCCGGCGCGCGAAAGTCCGAGTTTGTGCGCGACAAGCGGCCCGGAGGGCGGCAGCAGCCGATCCGGCGTCGAGGTCGCGAGCAGCAGCAGCCCGACGTCGGTCCGCTCCAGCCCGGCGGCGTCAAGCGCGCTCTCGCCGGCCTGCGCCGCGAGGTCGGTCAGCTTCTCGTCCGGCTCGGCCCAGCGCCGCTCGCGCACGCCGGTGCGGCGCTCGATCCAACCGGCCTCCAGCCCGAGGCTCGCCTCGATCTCGGCGCTCGACACCCGGCGCGCGGGGACCGCGTGGCCGAGGCCGAGGATGCGGGTTCCGGCGGACTTCATCGGCTCGATCCGAACATTTCGCCGGCCTCCTCGATCGCCTCGTAGAGACGGTCGAGCTCGGGCTCTGTCACGCAATAGGGCGGCATCAGATAGACGACGTCGCCCAGCGGACGGACCAGCAGGCCGCGCTCGAGAAAGAAGGCGCGCAGACGCGGGCCGACGTCGGCCAGATAGCCGGGATCGGCGACCACGAGGTCGACGGCCGCGATCGTGCCGCAGCGCCGGACGTTGCGGAAGCGGCGGTCGCCCTCGAAGCGCGCGAGCCGGGCGGCCTGCGCTTCGCAGAGCGCCGTCACGCGTTCCGCTACCGGCTCCTCGCGCCAGACCGCGAGATTGGCGAGCGCGGCCGCGCAGGCGATCGGGTTCGCGGTGAACGAGGAGGAATGAAAGAAGGTCTTGGACCGGTCCGTCGACCAGTGCGCCTCGAAAATCTCGTCCGTCGCGAGGGTCGCGGCGAGCGGGACCGCGCCGCCCGTCAGGCCCTTGGAGGTGCAGAGGATGTCGGGCGAAATCCCCGCCTGCTGGCAGGCGAACAGCGTACCGGTGCGGCCCCAGCCGGTCATGACCTCGTCGGCGATGACGAGGGCGCCGTGGGCGCGGGCGACCTCGGCGAGCCTCGCCAGCGTTTCGGGGCCGTACATCCGCATGCCGCCGGCGCCGAGCACAAGCGGCTCCAGCAGCAGCGCCGCGAGATCGCCGCGCCTTCCCGCAGCCTCCAGCGCGTCGAGCGCCGCCTGCTCGGCCCCGTCGCCGGGGAATGGGATGCGCTCGACCTCGTAGAACAGCGGCTCATAGGCGGCGTTGAACACGCCGCGCTCGCCGACGCTCATCGTCCCGATCGTGTCGCCGTGATAGGCGCCGTCGAGCGCCGCGATGCGGGCGCGCGCCACGCCGCGGTTGCGGAAGGCGCCGAGCGCCATCTTGATCGCCACCTCGACGGCGGTGGAGCCGGAATCCGAGAAGAACACGCGGGTCAGTCCGGACGGCGCGAGCGCGACCAGCTCGGTCGCCAGCCGTTCGGCCGGCGCGTGGGTGAGACCCGCGAAGATGATCTGGTCGAGGTTTTGGGCCGCCTCCGCGATCGCCGCCATGATTTTCGGATGGCGATGGCCATGCGTCGTCACCCACCAGGACGAGATCGCGTCGAGAATTCTCGCGCCGTCGGCTGTCGTCAGCCACGCGCCCTCGGCCCGCACGATCGTCGGCGGATCGGGCTCGAGGGCGTGCTGGGTGAAGGGACGCCAGACGGCGGAAGCGGTCATTTGGGAACAGGTCTCGCGAAGGCCGCATCCCTAGCCGCCCCGGAGGCGGGCGCCAAGCCAGGGGCCGCCGCGCTCATCAGGCATTGTTTCTAGCATCATTCGGCGCCATTTTTGATGCGCAGGAGGATGCTGCATGCGAACCACCGTGACGCTCGACGATGATCTCGTCGCCAAGGCTCAGGAGTTCACGGGAATTCAGGAACGGTCGGCGCTGATGCGTGCGGCGTTAGAAGCATTGGTGCAACGAGAGGCAGCCCAGCGACTGGCGCGTCTTGGCGGGACCGCGCCGGGCCTCGTTGCGCCGCCACGCAGACGCTTTCCGCCCGAATGATCCTCGTCGACACCTCGCTTTGGATCGATCATCTCGGCAAGGCCAACGAGACGCTCATGGAGCTGCTCTTGGCCAGCCAGATACTCAGTCATCCCTATATTGTGGGAGAAGTGGCTCTAGGCGACCTTCCCAATAGAGCCCGGACCATCGAGAGCCTGCTGGTGCTGCCGCGCGCAGTGGTCGCGGCGACCAACGAGGTCCCACCATTCATCGAGCGTCATAATCTGTTCGGCACGGGCATCGGATATGTCGACGCCCACCTCCTGATGTCAGCGCTACTGACGCCGGACGCCAAACTCTGGACTCGCGACAAGCGCCTCAACGCCGCCGCGGTCCGCCTCGGCGTCGCGGCGGATTTCGTCTGAGCGAAGCTCACCCCACGAAAAAGTTCCGGAACTGCCAGGGGTCGCTTTCGTCGATCTCTTCCGGGAACAGGCCCGGGCGGTTCTCGAGCGGCGTCCAGTCGGTGTAGTAGCCTTCGACCGGGCCGAGATAGGGCTTCTGGATCTCGAGGCAGCGCTTGAAGTCCATCTCGTCGGTCTCGACGATGCCCTCGTTCGGATTCTCGAGCGCCCAGACCATGCCGGCGAGGATGGCGGAGGTCACCTGAAGGCCGGTCGCGTTCTGGTAAGGCGCGAGCGTGCGGGTTTCTTCGAGCGAGAGCTGCGAGCCGAACCAGTAGGCGCCCTTGGCGTGGCCGTAGAGCAGCACGCCGAGCTCGTCGATCCCGTCGACAAGCTCGTCCTCGTCGAGCACGTGCAGCGTCTCCTGCACCTTGCCTTCCGCGCCGAACAGCTCGTGCCACGACAGCACGGCGTCGTCGGCCGGGTGATAGGCGTAGTGGCAGGTCGGGCGATAGACCGCCTTGCCGTCTTCCCAGACGGTGAAGAAGTCGGCGATCGAGATCGACTCGTTGTGCGTGACGAGGAAGCCGTATTGCGGCCCCGGCGTCGGGCACCAGGTGCGCACCTTCGTGGCCGCGCCGGGCTGCATCAGATAGATCGCGGCGGCCTTCGGGTCGTCATGGGTCTTGCCGTTCGCCGGCATCCACTTTTCGTGGCTCCCCCAGCCGAGCTCGGCCGGCTGCAGACCTTCCGAGATGAAGCCTTCGACCGACCAGGTGTTGAGGAACACGCCGCGCGGCTTCGGGTCGGTGGTGCGCTGGGTGTCGCGCTCGGCGATGTGGACGCCCTTGACGCCGATGTGGCGGAGCAGCGCCGCCCATTCCTCGCGGGTCGTGGGCTCCGGCACGTTGAGCTTCAGGTCGGAGGCGATGTTGAGCGCGGCCTGCTTGACGAAGAACGACACCATTCCGGGGTTCGCGCCGCAGGTGGAGACGGCGGTCGGCAGGCCCTTCGGCGAACGGCGGCGAAGGTCGAGCGTCATCTCGCGCAGCGCATAGTTGGAGCGCTCGGACGGGCCCTTGGTCTTGTCGAAATAAAAGCCGAGCCACGGCTCGTTGACGGTGTCGATGTAGAGCGCGCCGAGTTCCTGGCAGAGCTCGATCAGGTCGGCCGAGCCGGTGTCGACCGAGAGGTTGACGCAAAAGCCCTGGCCGCCGCCATTGGTCAGCAGCGGGGTCAGCAGCTCGCGATAGTTTTCCTTGGTGACGTGCTTCTGGATGAAGGGCACGCCGTATTCGTCGAGGATGTGCTTGTTGAGGTCGGACGGGTCGATCGCGACGATGCGGTCCTTGTCGTATTCGAAGTGCCGCACGATCAGCGGCAGCGTCCCGCGCCCGATCGAGCCGAAGCCGATGATGACGATCGGGCCGTCGATTTTTCCGTAGACGGGCCAGTCGGTCATTCGCAGCTCCTCGCAGGTTTTCGTTGCGTCGCA
Protein-coding sequences here:
- a CDS encoding saccharopine dehydrogenase C-terminal domain-containing protein yields the protein MTDWPVYGKIDGPIVIIGFGSIGRGTLPLIVRHFEYDKDRIVAIDPSDLNKHILDEYGVPFIQKHVTKENYRELLTPLLTNGGGQGFCVNLSVDTGSADLIELCQELGALYIDTVNEPWLGFYFDKTKGPSERSNYALREMTLDLRRRSPKGLPTAVSTCGANPGMVSFFVKQAALNIASDLKLNVPEPTTREEWAALLRHIGVKGVHIAERDTQRTTDPKPRGVFLNTWSVEGFISEGLQPAELGWGSHEKWMPANGKTHDDPKAAAIYLMQPGAATKVRTWCPTPGPQYGFLVTHNESISIADFFTVWEDGKAVYRPTCHYAYHPADDAVLSWHELFGAEGKVQETLHVLDEDELVDGIDELGVLLYGHAKGAYWFGSQLSLEETRTLAPYQNATGLQVTSAILAGMVWALENPNEGIVETDEMDFKRCLEIQKPYLGPVEGYYTDWTPLENRPGLFPEEIDESDPWQFRNFFVG
- a CDS encoding beta-ketoacyl-ACP synthase III; translation: MKSAGTRILGLGHAVPARRVSSAEIEASLGLEAGWIERRTGVRERRWAEPDEKLTDLAAQAGESALDAAGLERTDVGLLLLATSTPDRLLPPSGPLVAHKLGLSRAGAVDLAGACAGFLYALSLADAQVRAHGRAVLVIAANLLSRRINFAERGGAALFADAAGAVLVGPVDDPARGVVGQSLASDGAGYRLVSIAAGGSEQPFGADTPIEDTRMAISNGGALFGEAVRLMTACSQEALAEAGLAVDAVDRFVPHQANARIFAAVGRKLGVAEAAMVDTVADYGNSSAATIPLSLSLSHEARAIRPGETLLLAAAGAGLTGGALVYRG
- a CDS encoding polysaccharide biosynthesis/export family protein produces the protein MAIATAAACLLAGCSVLPATGPSTQQITTTGQGKALTDYVLVNLDQRGVDILSQYRVSVFAQRFAAPRPQPNQIVGIGDGLNITIFEAGQGGLFSSEYGARVTFMQRVDSDGSITVPYAGRVKAAGTSPQEVEKKIVAALEGRAIQPQALVAIEQTVQRSYVVAGEVNGGGRKPISAAGDRILDAIAISGGARSPAYETRVTLQRGSAQGTAIMKDLIDNPPENVYVQPGDRIYLARDPEIFLAFGAVPRPGPIPFGTDKVTLLEAVGMAGGLIDNRSDPGAFFVFRYEPESALKQIKPDYDGKFGAKVPVVYRIDLRDPRAYFFAKGFTVRDRDVLYVANSAAVELQKFLQIVGAARNVAQTYETADRLFINPRN
- a CDS encoding type II toxin-antitoxin system VapB family antitoxin, encoding MRTTVTLDDDLVAKAQEFTGIQERSALMRAALEALVQREAAQRLARLGGTAPGLVAPPRRRFPPE
- a CDS encoding adenosylmethionine--8-amino-7-oxononanoate transaminase, which produces MTASAVWRPFTQHALEPDPPTIVRAEGAWLTTADGARILDAISSWWVTTHGHRHPKIMAAIAEAAQNLDQIIFAGLTHAPAERLATELVALAPSGLTRVFFSDSGSTAVEVAIKMALGAFRNRGVARARIAALDGAYHGDTIGTMSVGERGVFNAAYEPLFYEVERIPFPGDGAEQAALDALEAAGRRGDLAALLLEPLVLGAGGMRMYGPETLARLAEVARAHGALVIADEVMTGWGRTGTLFACQQAGISPDILCTSKGLTGGAVPLAATLATDEIFEAHWSTDRSKTFFHSSSFTANPIACAAALANLAVWREEPVAERVTALCEAQAARLARFEGDRRFRNVRRCGTIAAVDLVVADPGYLADVGPRLRAFFLERGLLVRPLGDVVYLMPPYCVTEPELDRLYEAIEEAGEMFGSSR